One window from the genome of Natronomonas pharaonis DSM 2160 encodes:
- a CDS encoding DUF7120 family protein: protein MPEVEVSLPDRIDSEIARLVDQGEFLNREQAVEELLSMGVSAYAPSDSSDEPADEDIFTQMTDDQQDPAAREDDPQGDEYTF, encoded by the coding sequence ATGCCAGAAGTCGAAGTGTCGCTTCCCGACCGTATCGACAGTGAAATCGCCCGACTCGTCGACCAGGGCGAGTTCCTCAACCGCGAGCAGGCCGTCGAGGAACTGCTCTCGATGGGCGTTTCCGCGTACGCGCCCTCGGACTCGTCCGACGAACCGGCCGACGAGGATATTTTCACCCAGATGACAGACGATCAGCAGGACCCGGCCGCCCGCGAGGACGACCCGCAGGGCGACGAGTACACCTTCTGA
- a CDS encoding YeeE/YedE family protein: protein MSTTALAVSAAMEFFPRGISHYLVGGLLIGLGTVVIYLGTGIIAGASTFLESTLSYVSKQDRFQQPRFVGSRDWRIVFTLSIVAGAAVYAIGFQGEAWSLSGSVWTTEVEAWRLFVGGLLVGVGTRLGKGCTSGHGICGVGSVSTTSILNVGIFMVIAIGTALAMVALGQGVSPV, encoded by the coding sequence ATGAGCACGACCGCACTCGCCGTCTCCGCAGCGATGGAGTTCTTCCCGCGGGGTATCTCTCACTACCTCGTCGGGGGATTGCTCATCGGGCTCGGGACCGTTGTTATCTATCTCGGGACCGGTATCATCGCCGGCGCGAGCACGTTCCTTGAATCGACGCTGTCCTACGTTTCGAAACAGGACCGGTTCCAGCAGCCGCGCTTTGTCGGCTCCCGCGACTGGCGTATCGTTTTCACACTGAGCATCGTCGCCGGAGCCGCCGTGTACGCTATCGGCTTTCAGGGCGAGGCGTGGTCGCTTTCGGGGAGTGTCTGGACGACCGAGGTTGAAGCGTGGCGGCTGTTTGTCGGCGGGCTCCTCGTCGGCGTCGGCACCCGTCTCGGAAAGGGCTGTACCTCCGGCCACGGCATCTGCGGTGTCGGCTCCGTCTCGACAACCTCGATACTCAACGTCGGCATCTTCATGGTCATCGCCATCGGCACCGCGCTTGCCATGGTCGCGCTCGGACAGGGGGTGTCACCGGTATGA